From the genome of Alosa sapidissima isolate fAloSap1 chromosome 14, fAloSap1.pri, whole genome shotgun sequence, one region includes:
- the si:ch73-314g15.3 gene encoding uncharacterized protein si:ch73-314g15.3 produces the protein MEHFEEDLVEALKEIVRDGNWQCVGDKYNFQAPCTKLYSEDGEHLVLVHTEDDKFWAMDSSCPHEGGPLELGDIEDLGDGRMALICPWHQFDFCLDTGASSTGLQNQVYNVRVVQGKVYVNSQNELSLSPFPEANSIVVDQLYIANGNKQSSENSLCYWATKILCTPDPEEKVTLTLEVQRKWNSGEIPDVGGATPPTQPSRKENLTVLEPGKIKRGKGGTLASRVALLHSLANIEQWAIDLSWDVIARFSDTRLTTGAALPRQFFSDFVKVAGDEAKHYHLLEKRITELGSYFGALPVHNGLWQSASDTAHDLLARLAIVHMVHEARGLDVHPQTLSRFAAQGDAKSVEALEVIYSDEITHVAAGLRWFTYVCGEEGRECVPTFHELVKLHFKGYLKPPFNTEGRKTAGMTEEWYVPLVKPSS, from the exons A GTTATATTCAGAGGACGGCGAGCATTTGGTGTTAGTGCACACCGAAGATGACAAATTCTGGGCAATGGATTCGTCTTGTCCTCACGAGG GGGGTCCATTGGAACTTGGTGACATTGAGGACCTTGGCGACGGTAGAATGGCACTGATCTGCCCGTGGCATCAGTTTGACTTTTGCCTGGACACAGGAGCCTCCTCTACTGGGCTGCAG AATCAAGTTTACAACGTGAGAGTGGTGCAAGGGAAAGTGTATGTCAACTCACAGAATGAGTTGTCTCTGAGCCCTTTTCCTGAAGCCAACAGCATAGTTGTAG ACCAATTATACATTGCAAATGGTAACAAACAGTCTTCAGAGAATAGCCTTTGTTACTGGGCCACAAAGATCCTGTGTACGCCTGATCCAGAGGAGAAG GTGACCTTGACCCTGGAGGTGCAGAGGAAGTGGAACTCAGGGGAGATCCCAGATGTGGGCGGCGCCACACCTCCAACCCAACCCAGCAGGAAGGAGAACCTGACGGTGCTAGAGCCTGGCAAGATCAAACGGGGCAAAGGAGGAACCCTG GCCAGCCGAGTGGCCCTTCTGCACTCTCTAGCGAACATCGAGCAGTGGGCCATCGACCTGTCCTGGGACGTCATCGCACGCTTCTCCGACACCAGGCTGACCACAGGGGCGGCGCTGCCTCGCCAGTTCTTCAGTGACTTTGTCAAAGTGGCCGGCGATGAGGCAAAG CACTACCACCTGCTAGAGAAGCGCATCACAGAACTTGGCAGTTACTTTGGAGCCCTGCCTGTGCATAACG GACTGTGGCAGTCTGCATCAGACACGGCTCATGATCTTCTGGCCAGACTGGCCATCGTTCACATGGTACATGAAGCCAG AGGTCTTGACGTGCACCCTCAGACGCTGTCTCGCTTCGCCGCCCAGGGTGACGCCAAATCCGTGGAGGCGCTGGAGGTCATCTACTCCGACGAGATCACCCACGTGGCGGCGGGTTTGCGCTGGTTCACCTACGTGTGTGGCGAGGAGGGCAGG GAGTGTGTGCCCACGTTTCATGAGCTGGTGAAGTTGCACTTTAAAGGTTACCTGAAGCCTCCATTTAACACAGAGGGGAGGAAAACCGCAGGGATGACAGAGGAG TGGTATGTTCCTTTGGTGAAACCCTCCAGCTGA